AAAGAATCGATTATTTATTAGATACAGATTCTAAATCTATAGAAATTGGCGCTTTTGCAGGAGAGGATATGTATCATGATCATGGGGGATGTCCTAGTGGCGGTGTCGTTGTTAAGATTGGATATGTAAGTGGAAAACAATGTATTGTTGTGGCTAATGATGCAACAGTAAAGGCTGGTGCCTGGTTCCCTATTACAGGAAAGAAAAACTTAAGAGCCCAGGAATTATCTATTGAAAACAAATTACCAATCATCTATCTTGTAGATAGTGCAGGAGTATACCTACCAATGCAAGATGAAATCTTTCCTGATAAAGAACATTTTGGGAGGATATTTCGCAATAACGCAGTAATGAGTAGTATGGGAATTGTTCAAATCTCTGCAGTTATGGGGAGTTGTGTTGCCGGAGGTGCATATCTACCTATCATGAGTGATGAAGCATTGATTGTAGATAAAACAGGTAGTATATTCCTTGCAGGAAGTTATTTGGTAAAAGCAGCTATTGGAGAAAGTATTGATAATGAAACTCTGGGTGGTGCAACTACTCATTGTGAAATTTCTGGAGTAACCGATTATAAATCTAAAGATGATGCAGATGCTCTGGATACAATTAAAAATATAATGTCAAAAATTGGGGATTTTGAAAAAGCTGGTTTTAATCGTAGTAAACCTGTTTCTCCAAAAGAAAATCAAGATGATATCTATGGTATCTTACCAAAAGCTAGAAATGAACAGTATGACATGATGGAAATCATCAATCGACTAGTAGATGGTTCTGATTTTGAAGAATACAAAGCCGGATATGGGCAAACTATTTTAACTGGGTATGCGCGTATCGATGGCTGGGCTGTAGGTATTGTAGCAAATCAGCGTAAAATTGTAAAGACTAAGAAAGGAGAAATGCAATTTGGAGGAGTCATCTATTCTGACTCTGCAGATAAAGCAACACGGTTTATCGCCAATTGTAATCAAAAGAAAATACCATTGGTATTTCTACAAGATGTAACCGGATTTATGGTGGGTAGTAAAAGTGAGCATGGAGGTATTATTAAAGATGGTGCAAAAATGGTAAATGCCGTGAGTAATAGTGTCGTACCAAAATTTACCATAGTAGTTGGTAATTCTTATGGTGCAGGTAATTATGCAATGTGTGGCAAAGCATACGACCCTAGATTAATTGCTGCCTGGCCAAGTGCAGAATTAGCGGTAATGGGTGGTGCTCAAGCAGCAAAAGTATTGTTACAGATTGAAACGGCTTCTTTAAAAAAGAAAGGAGAGCAATTATCTGAAGAAGATGAGAAAGCGCTGTTTAATAAAATTAAAGCTCGATATGATAAACAAACTTCTCCGTATTATGCCGCTGCACGAATCTGGACAGATGCTATCATAGACCCTTTAGATACGAGAAAATGGATTTCTATGGGTATAGAGGCTGCAGATCATTCTCCAATTGAAAAGAAATTTAATTTGGGAATCATACAAGTGTAAAATGAAAATATCCCGTATGTATTAATGATTTGTGTATTAAAAATATACATAATGTATGTTTTTAGGTTTTTTAGAAAATTTAACTTTAAAACTTAATTAACCATTTTAAATCTAGACAAGGCCATAATCCTTAAAAAAGAACAACAACAATCTATTAATGAAGGTTCGTTTGATAGAAGATGTCCTCAATTTTGAGCATATTCGAAAGGTAGTGATTGCCCTTGTAGAGGAAGTGGAGTAACCATAAGAGGTTACTATATTGATGATTTGTGTGCTTTTAAAGGAAAAAAGAAATCCAGTCGATTTCCAAATTGTACTAATATCCATTTTATAGATTAGTAAAATAAAATTAGTATTCAGTATCTTTATTCATCTATTTGCATATCTTCATTTACGAAGAATGAACATACATCAGTTATGAAATTATATGTCAACACGTTATATATACTATTGATACTAAGCTTTATTTTTTTATTGAGTTGTCAGACTGCTAAAAAAGTTGCTTTCGAGGTCCCTGTAGATACTACTTCAAAAAAAATCAACTATCAAATTAAGCAAACATATACGTTAAAAGATATTGGTGTATATGCCAATAATGAATTTGACGGAGCCCGTCTAAATGGATTTAGAAAAATAAATGATAGTACTGCAGCAGTTATTATAAACCCTGAAAATGCCCCTATAAATAAAAGTGCATACTACGCTTTTAAAGCTTGGGCCGATACGCCTAAATCTTTTTATTTCCAGTTTCAATATCCCGATGGACATGAACACAGGTATCTTCCACAGTTAAAAACAAATAACGAGCAATGGAAAAGTATTGATTCTATTAATTTATATCAAACTAACGAAAATACTACGATAAAAATTCAACTCGATAAAACACCTTTATTAATTGCTGCTCAGGAAATACATTCTTCTAAACATGTTAAGGATTGGTATACAAATTTGATTAAGGGGAAAGAGAATTATGTAAATCTGAGTGTATTCGGAACTTCTAAATTAGGTAGGGAATTACCCGTGTTAGATATTTTTAATGGAAATCCCGAAAATAAGGATATAATCGTTTTGTTAACGCGTCAGCATCCTCCAGAAGTTACTGGTTATTTTGCCTTTCGACACTTTGTACAAACTTTATTAGATGACAACTCTGAGCTTTCAAAAGAATTTTTGAATAGGTATCGGGTATTAGCTTTTCCTATTATGAATCCAGATGGTGTAGATCTTGGTCATTGGAGACATAATGCTGGTGGTGTAGATACTAATCGAGATTGGTCTGCATACCGACAACCCGAAATTAAGCAAACGGTACAGTTTATTTCTAAAACATTAAAAAGAAATAATTCGAAACTAATATTAGGTCTTGATTTTCATTCTACCTGGTATGATATATTTTATACCAATGAAATACGAAAAGGCACTACTCTCCCCCATTTTATAGAGAATTGGTTTACCGCATTAGAAAACAATATTCCTGACTATGTTGTAAACGAAAAACCAGGAAACAGCAAGAAACCGGT
This region of Aquimarina spinulae genomic DNA includes:
- a CDS encoding M14 family metallopeptidase, which gives rise to MKLYVNTLYILLILSFIFLLSCQTAKKVAFEVPVDTTSKKINYQIKQTYTLKDIGVYANNEFDGARLNGFRKINDSTAAVIINPENAPINKSAYYAFKAWADTPKSFYFQFQYPDGHEHRYLPQLKTNNEQWKSIDSINLYQTNENTTIKIQLDKTPLLIAAQEIHSSKHVKDWYTNLIKGKENYVNLSVFGTSKLGRELPVLDIFNGNPENKDIIVLLTRQHPPEVTGYFAFRHFVQTLLDDNSELSKEFLNRYRVLAFPIMNPDGVDLGHWRHNAGGVDTNRDWSAYRQPEIKQTVQFISKTLKRNNSKLILGLDFHSTWYDIFYTNEIRKGTTLPHFIENWFTALENNIPDYVVNEKPGNSKKPVSKGWFLYGHNATGVTYEIGDDTPRDKIKVIGTITAQQMMKILTDK
- a CDS encoding acyl-CoA carboxylase subunit beta, whose product is MDINFNKNEDHNKLLVSELRQRLAKVKLGGGEKRIEKLHAKGKMTARERIDYLLDTDSKSIEIGAFAGEDMYHDHGGCPSGGVVVKIGYVSGKQCIVVANDATVKAGAWFPITGKKNLRAQELSIENKLPIIYLVDSAGVYLPMQDEIFPDKEHFGRIFRNNAVMSSMGIVQISAVMGSCVAGGAYLPIMSDEALIVDKTGSIFLAGSYLVKAAIGESIDNETLGGATTHCEISGVTDYKSKDDADALDTIKNIMSKIGDFEKAGFNRSKPVSPKENQDDIYGILPKARNEQYDMMEIINRLVDGSDFEEYKAGYGQTILTGYARIDGWAVGIVANQRKIVKTKKGEMQFGGVIYSDSADKATRFIANCNQKKIPLVFLQDVTGFMVGSKSEHGGIIKDGAKMVNAVSNSVVPKFTIVVGNSYGAGNYAMCGKAYDPRLIAAWPSAELAVMGGAQAAKVLLQIETASLKKKGEQLSEEDEKALFNKIKARYDKQTSPYYAAARIWTDAIIDPLDTRKWISMGIEAADHSPIEKKFNLGIIQV